Genomic DNA from Streptomyces venezuelae:
AGCGCCAGGATGGCGCCGGTGGACGGGTCGATCGCGGCGACGGCACCCTTGCCGCGGCCCTTCAGGCCTTCGTACGCGGCCTTCTGCGCGGCGGAGTTGAGGGTCGTGACGACATTGCCACCCTCCTTCTTCTCGCCGGTCAGCATGTCGAGGGTGCGGCGGAAGAACAGCCGGTCGTCGTTGCCGGTGAGGATGCCGTCGTCGATGCTCTCCAGCTGCGTGGCGCCCATGCGCTGCGAGGAGTACCCGGTGACGGGGGCCCACATGGGCCCGTCCTTCCAGGTGCGCTTGTACTTCAGGTCGTTGCCCGGGGTCGCCTTCGAGCCGGTGATGGGCTTGCCGTCGACGATGATGTCGCCGCGCGGCTGGGAGTAGCGCTCGATGGTGACGCGGCGGTTCTTCTCGTGCTTCGCGAGGGTGTCGGCCTGGACGTACTGGAGCCAGTTGTCCCGGGCGAGCAGGGCGAGGATGAGCAGCCCGCAGAAGATCGCGATCCGGCGCAGGGGCTTGTTCACGGTCGGACCACCTGGGTCATCTCGGCGTCAGGGTTGGGGGCTGGGGAGGGGGCGGGCCTGCGCGCGGTGTCGCTGATCCTGAGCAGGATGCCGATCAGGGCCCAGTTGGCGATGACGGAGGAACCGCCGTACGCCAGGAAGGGCATCGTCATACCGGTCAGGGGGATGAGGCCCATGACGCCGCCGGCGACGACGAAGACCTGGATGGCGAAGGCGCCGGAGAGGCCGATCGCGAGGAGCTTGCCGAACGGGTCGCGGGCGGCGAGCGCCGTACGGACGCCGCGCTCGACGATCAGTCCGTAGATGAGCAGGATCGCCATGATGCCGGCGAGTCCGAGCTCCTCGCCGAAGGTGGCGAGGATGAAGTCGGAGTTGGCGGCGAACTTGATCAGGTCCGAGTTGCCCTGGCCGAGTCCGGTGCCGAGAGTGCCGCCCGAGCCGAAGGCCCACAGGGCCTGCATCGCCTGCTCGGAGTGGCCGACCATGCCCTGCTGGCTCAGCGTGTACTCGCGCATGGGGTCGAGCCATGCGTCGACGCGCTGCTTGACGTGCGGCTCGAAGGAGGCGACGCCGACCGCGCCGACCGAGGACATCATCAGGCCGAACACGATCCAGCTGGTGCGCTCCGTGGCGACGTACAGCATGACGACGAACATGCCGAAGAACAGCAGCGACGTACCGAGGTCGGTCTCGAAGACGAGGATCAGGATCGACATCGCCCAGACGACGATGATCGGCCCGAGGTCACGCCCGCGCGGCAGGTACAGGCCCATGAAGCGACGGCTCGCCAGAGCGAGGGCATCTCGCTTCACCATCAGGTACCCGGCGAAGAAGATCGCGATGACGATCTTCGCGAACTCACCGGGCTGGATGGAGAAGCCGCCGATGCGGATCCAGATCTTCGCGCCGAACACGTTCATGCCAAGGCCCGGCACGAGCGGCAGGAGCAGCAGCACCAGGGCGCCGACCATGGAGATGTACGTGTAGCGCTGCAGGACGCGGTGATCCTTGAGGAGCAGCAGCACGCCTACGAACAGGGCGATGCCGATCGCGGAGTACATGAGCTGGTTCGGGGCCGCGACGCTGAAGTTCGGCAGTTGCTGCAGCCGCTCGGACTGGTCGAGGCGCCAGATCAGCACCAGCCCCAGACCGTTCAGGAGGGTGGCCAGCGGCAGCAGCAGCGGGTCCGCGTACGCCGCGAACTTGCGGACGACGAGGTGGCCCACCGCCGCGAGCAGACCGAGGCCCGCTCCGTAGCCGAGCATGCCGGACGGCACCTTGCCGTCGAGCGCGAGGCCCACGTTCATGTAGGCGAACAGCGGGATGACGACGGCGAACACGAGCAGCGCGAGCTCGGTGTTGCGCCTGCTCGGCGCCCCGATCGCGCCGATCGTCGACGTGTGTGTAGTACTACTGCTCATGGCGTGCAGAGGCCCCCAACGGCTGGTTACTGCTTACCGCACAGCGGGACCAGCTTCTGCTCATCCTCGGAGAGGCTGGGGCCGGGTGTGGGAGTCGGTGCGGTCTTGGACTTGTTCTTGTCGGTCGGGTTGTTCTTGTCGTTCTTGTCGGTCCTGGCGTCGCCACCGGGGGAGGAGGTCGGGTCCGGGGACGGCGCGGTGCGCAGTCCGGTGGAGCCGCCCGCTTCGCCCTCGCCGGTCTTGGCGTTGTTCTCGCGCTCGACCTCGCGACGCTCGGCGTCCTTCTTGCACGCGGTGGCCTGCAGGCTCAGCTCGTCGATCTTGCTCTTGGCCTCGTCGAGGCTGTCCTCGACGATGTTGGCCTCGACCTGCTTGCGCTGGTACGGCGGCAGGTACTTGAGTTCGACCTCGGGGTGATCCTTCTCGACCTTCGAAAGGCTGACCCACGCGAGGTCCTGGTCGATACCGCGGTACAGGGCTACGTGCTCGTCCTTCGTGCCCACGTAGTACTGCGTCTGGGTCCAGCGGTAGCCGCCGTAGAGACCGCCGCCGATGACGGCGAGAGCCAGCACTCCGTAGAGCGATCTCTTGAGCCACTTGCGGCCGCCGCCGGGCTTCACGAAGTCCTCGTCGCCGTAGGCGCCGAAGCTGCCCTCGGGGGCGTACCCCGTGGTGTCCCCGCTGCCGGGTGGGCCGAAGCCGCCTCCGCCCTGGGGGGCCTGCGGCGGCACGGGACGGCCGAGGCCGGACGCGCGGCCCGCGGGCGTCTGCATCGCGCCGTCGTCCTGCGACTGGAGCTGGTTCTCGGCGACAGCGCCGACGACCACGGGGGTGTCGGACAGCTGGCCCGCCAGGGTGTCGCCGCTGTCGATGTCCAGGACGTCGGCGACGATCACGGTGATGTTGTCGGGGCCTCCGCCGCGCAGCGCGAGCTGGATGAGCTCCTGCACGGTCTCCTGGGGGCCCTGGTAGGAGGCGAGGGTGTCCTCCATGGTCTGGTGGGACACGACTCCGGAGAGGCCGTCCGAGCAGATCAAGTACCGGTCGCCGGCGCGCACTTCGCGGATCGAAAGATCGGGCTCCACGTGGTCGCCGCTGCCCAGCGCCCGCATGAGGAGCGACCTCTGCGGGTGGGTGGTGGCCTCCTCCTCGGTGATGCGGCCCTCGTCGACGAGGCGCTGCACCCAGGTGTGGTCCTGTGTGATCTGCGTCAGGACGCCGTCCCGCAGGAGGTACGCGCGCGAGTCACCGACGTGCACGAGGCCGAGGCGCTGACCCGTCCACAGGAGAGCGGTCAGGGTGGTCCCCATGCCTTCGAGCTGGGGGTCCTCCTCGACCATCACGCGCAGCTGGTCGTTGGCCCGCTGCACGGCGGTGCCCAGCGACGTGAGGATGTCCGAGCCCGGGACGTCGTCGTCGAGCGTGACGAGCGTCGAGATGACCTCGGAGCTCGCCACCTCACCCGCGGCCTGGCCCCCCATGCCGTCGGCGATCGCGAGGAGACGCGGGCCGGCGTAACCGGAGTCCTCGTTCCCCTCCCGGATCATGCCCTTGTGCGATCCGGCGGCGAAGCGCAAAGACAGACTCATGCGCACCTCGCCCGTCGGCTCCGGGTACATCCGCACGGTGCCCACCCTCCGGTCGGGAGCGCGCCGGCGTCCAGTGCCTGGACCGCCGTTTCGGCTCGCTCGCTCCGCTCGCGCTCTGTCATGACGTAGTACTACTTCCGCAGCTCGATGACGGTCTTGCCGATGCGGATCGCCGTGCCCAGCGGAATGGGCGTCGGGCTGGTGAGGCGGGTCCGGTCGAGATACGTGCCGTTGGTGGACCCGAGATCCTCGACGATCCACTGACCGTCACGGTCCGGGTAGATCCTGGCATGCCTGCTGGAGGCGTAGTCGTCGTCCAGGACGATCGTGGAGTCGTGCGCACGGCCCAGCGTGATGGTCTGGCCCTGCAGCGCGACCGTCGTCCCGGCGAGGATGCCCTCGGAGACGACCAGCTTCGTGGGGGCGCCGCGCCGTGAGCGGCCACCACCGCCCTGCTGGCGCTGCTGCGGAGGTGCGGCCTGCTGCTGGCGGGCGGCCTGCGGGGGCCGCTCGCGCCGGGAACCGCGCTGTGTGACGCGCGTTCCGAACAGGTCGCTGCGGATGACCTGGACGGCCACGATCACGAACAGCCACAGAACGGCCAGGAAACCTAGCCGCATGACCGTCAGGGTCAGCTCTGACATTGCCCCCGCTTCACCCTTCGGCTTGCCGGTAAACGATGGTGGTTTGGCCCACGACGATCCGCGAGCCGTCGCGGAGCGTAGCGCGGGTGGTGTGCTGCCCGTCTACCACGATGCCGTTGGTAGACCCGAGATCCTGGATCGTCGAGGGCGTTCCGGTCCGGATCTCACAGTGCCGACGGGATACGCCGGGGTCGTCGATCCGCACATCGGCGTCGGTGCTGCGACCCAGCACCAGCGTCGGGCGGGAGATCTGATGGCGATTGCCGTTGATCTCGATCCAGCGCCGCACCTGGGCGCCCGGAAGTGGTCCGGCACCGGGGCCCGCGGGCCTGTTCGGAGCCGGGGACTGCCCGCCGGGGCGACCCGCGCCGGGTGGCGGCGCGGCGGGCATGGGAGGTGCGCCTCCGGGAGCGCCGGACGGCGGCTGCGGATAGCCTCCCGCGGCCCCTCCGCCGCCACCCGCGCCGCGGCCGGGAGCCGCGGGGCCGCCGGGGGCCGCGGGGGCGCGCTCGGGAGCCTGGGAGGTGCTGGAGGCCAGGGTGCGGCTGCGCACGCGGTACAGACCGGTGTCGAGGTCCTCGGCCTTCTCCAGGTGGACCTTGATGGGCCCCATGAAGCTGTACCGCTGCTGCTTCGCGTAGTCACGCACCATGCCGGAGAGCTCGTCGCCGAGCTGGCCCGAGTACGGACTGAGTCTTTCGAAGTCGGGGGCGCTCAGCTCGACGATGAAGTCGTTCGGGACGACGGTCCGCTCGCGGTTCCAGATCGTCGCGTTGTTGTCGCACTCCCGCTGGAGTGCGCCGGCGATCTCGACGGGCTGGACCTCGGACTTGAACACCTTGGCGAAGGTGCCGTTGACCAGACCTTCGAGTCGCTGCTCGAACTTCTTCAGGACTCCCATGGGGCACCTCCTCCGTCGTAGTCATCCTGGTACTGCTTACTGATCGTATCCACGCGCCGGGAAATCGGCTGGTTCCCCCTGTCCGCCCAGTCGACGAGTGTCGCCTCTCACAAGACATGCCCGCACCAGCGCCCAAGGATCCTCCGGGACCCCTGATCAAGCCCTGATTCCGGCCTCGGAACCCCTTACGGGCAGCTGCTCGGGACGTCTGCTCGAGCCTCCTTTTACAAGGGATCGTAGAGGGGGCCCGAAGCCAGTGTCCCGCACCTGGCTGTGGACCTCGCCGAGCCCGGCCGGGAGCTCGGCCGGGAAGAGGTGAATACGGGACCGGGGTGCCGGGCGGGTCAGGTCCGGTCCATGGGGCGGGCGAGCCCCGCCCGAGGCGCGCGCGAGGCTTCTCGTGCCGGTTGCCCGCCGAATACGGATGTGAATCCACCCGCTGCAGCGTGCTAATCTTCTGGATGTCGGCAGGCGCTCGCACCACACAGTGAGAGACCCAAAGACAGCACCCATGCGCGGGTGGCGGAATAGGCAGACGCGCTGGATTCAGGTTCCAGTGCCCGCAAGGGCGTGGGGGTTCAACTCCCCCCTCGCGCACAATGAGGAAGCGGCCCTCCTCCGGACGAAAGTCCGGAGGAGGGCCGCTTCTTTTTGCGTCCGCCTCTGCGCGCGTCAGGCAGGCCGGTGATGTATGTCACCGAAGTTATCCACAGGCTCTGACGGTCGTCGACGAGCGGCGGTACCTTCGAGGCCGGATTCGGGGACGGCCGACGGTCGGCGGGGGGCGATGAACATGGTGGAGCACGGCGGGAGGATTCCCGGGCAGCGTGGCGAGCGGCTTCCGCGGGTGCGGGGGTTCGCCGAGTGGCCCGCGCAGGGGTCGCCGAAGGCGGAGGGCAAGGCGGTGCGGCGGCGGGTGCCCCGTGCCGCGCACGCGGAGTTCGAGGCGGACGGTGCGCGGCCCGATGCGGTGTCCGCCGTGGAGGAGTCCAACCGCGGTCGGCTTCCTGAACTCACGCCGATCCGGGTCGGCAGGATGACGGCGTCACCGTTCGCGTTCCTGCGGGGGTCCGCGGGCCTCATGGCGTACGACCTCGCACGCACCCCGGCAACCGGTATCGGCGCGCAGATATGCGGGGACGCGCATGCGGCGAACTACGGGTTGTACGCGGACGCGCGGGGCGGCCTCGTCATCGATTTGAACGACTTCGACGAGACGGTGCACGGCCCCTGGGAGTGGGACCTCAAGCGCCTGGCCGCGTCCCTGGTGCTCGCGGGGCGCGAGGCGGGGGCGAGCGAGGACGCCTGCGAGGAGGCGGCGCTGGACGCCGTCGGGGCCTATCGCCGCACGATGAGGCTGCTCGCGAAGCTCCCGGTCCTCGACGCGTGGAACGCCATCGCGGACGAGCAGCTGGTCTCGCACACGGACGCGCGTGATCTCCTCGGCACCCTGGAGCGGGTCGCCGAGAAGGCGCGGCTGAACACCAGCGCCCGCTTCGCGGCGAAGTCGACGGAGAAGGTCGTCAGTGGGGACGGCGCCGAGGGACGGCGCTTCGTCGAGGCGCCGCCCGTGCTGCGGCGCGTGCCGGACGCGGAGGCCGCCTCGGTGGCGGCGGCACTCGGTGAGTACAGGAGCACGCTGACGGAGGACAGGCTGCCGCTCCTCGCGCGGTACGCGATCCAGGACGTGGCGTTCCGTGTCGTCGGCACGGGCAGTGTCGGCCTGCGGTCGTACGTGGTGCTGCTCCTCGACCACCGGGGCGAGCCGCTGGTGCTGCAGGTCAAGGAGGCGCGGCCGTCCGCGCTGCTGCCGCATCTGCCGGTGGCCGGCTTCAAGGCGCCGGAGACCGAGCACGAGGGGCACAGAGTGGTGCTCGGGCAGAAGCGGATGCAGGTCGTCAGCGACTTCCTGCTCGGGTGGACGACGGTCGGCGGGCGGCCTTTCCAGGTACGGCAGTTCAGGAACCGCAAGGGCAGCGTCGACCCCGCCGAGCTGGCCGCGGGCCAGCTGGACGACTACGGCCGCATGACCGGCGCCCTGCTGGCCCGCGCACACGCGCACAGCGCGGACCCGCGCCTCATAGCGGGGTACTGCGGGAAGAACGAAGAGCTGGACGAGGCGATGGCGCGGTTCGCGACGGCGTACGCGGACCGTACGGAGGCGGATCACGCGCTGCTGGTGCAGGCGGTCAAGGAGGGGCGTGTGCCGGCGGAGTCGGGGGTGTGACGGCGGAGAGTCGGGCGTGGCGTGGGCGGGTTTCCTGGGCCGGGCCTTGTGTGGCCTAGGCTGGACGAGTGACGACCCCGGAAGCCGAGCCGACGCAGCCCGAGACGCCTGATACTCCCCCGGAGGGAGCGCGGCAGCCGGGTTCCGAGGGGCGGCTCAAGGACCAGCTGAAGGCGCGGCTCAGGGAGAGGTCCGAGGCGCGGTCGGAGGGGCTGGGAGCGCCGGATGGCCGCGACGGGGCGCAGGCCGCCGAGGAACCTCCCGCGGAACGGCCCGAGGAGCGGCTCGAAAGGGCCGTGCGCGCCGCCGAGCAGGCACTGATCGAGTACGAGATCGCGCTGGAGACCTTCCGCGTGGAGGTGGAGAACTTCTCCCGCCTGCACCACCAGAAGCTCGGCCCGATGTACGCGCGCCTCGACGAGCTCGACGCGCAGATCGCCGAGGCCACCGCCGCCCGCACCGGCGACCCGGAGGACCGGCGCAAGGCGGAGGAGGCGCGGGCGCGGGTGATGCCGATGCCCGGAGTCGAGGAGTTGTTCCACGGCTGGATGGACGGCGACGGGCTCTACCCCGAGGCCGCCGCGATGCTGACCGAGCAGTCCGTGCGGCCACCGCAGCGGGTACGCCCCGGCGAGGAGGCCCGCAAGCTCTACCGCGAGCTGGCCCGCAAGGCACATCCGGACCTGGCGCAGGAGGAGGGCGAGCGGCAGCGGCGTGAGGAGTTCATCACGCGGGTCAACGCCGCGTACGCGCGCGGTGACGAGGCGATGCTGCGGGAGCTGTCCGAGGAGTGGGCGGCGGGTCCCGTCCCCGTGGAGCAGCGGCTGACGCGCAGCGAGGAGCTGTACGCCCGGCTCGAGTGGCTCGCCCAGCGCAAGGAGCTTCTGACGGTCCTCGCCAAGGAGCTGGAGGAGAGCGCGATCGGCGGCATGCTGCGGCTCGCTCCCGACGATCCGGACACGCTGCTCGACGAGATCGCCGAGCAGCTGCTCGCGCAGGTCTCCGAGCGTGAGGCGGAGCTGGCGCGACTGCGCGCCTGACGGGGTGTGCGACTGCGCGCCTTACGGGGGGTGTGCCTTCGGGTAGCGTCGGGGGCATGGTTTTCGGATCTCAGGTGCCCACGGTCGGTGTCGACGACCTCACGAGTGGCGACTTTCTGCTGGACGTCCGTGAGGACGAGGAGTGGCAGGCGGGCCATGCCGCGGGTGCGCTGCACATCCCGATGAGCGAATTCGTCGCGCGGTACGGCGAGTTGACCGAGGCCGCGCCGCAGGACGGCAAGGTCAACGTCATCTGCCGGTCCGGCGGGCGCTCCGCACAGGTCGCCATGTACCTGGGGCAGCAGGGCATCGAGGCGTTCAACGTCGCCGGTGGCATGGAGGCGTGGGCGGCCTCGGGGCGGCCCGTGGTGGACGCCAAGGGGCAGCCGGGCACCGTGGTCTGACCGCGCGCGGTCAGCCGAGTGCGTG
This window encodes:
- a CDS encoding rhodanese-like domain-containing protein, whose translation is MPTVGVDDLTSGDFLLDVREDEEWQAGHAAGALHIPMSEFVARYGELTEAAPQDGKVNVICRSGGRSAQVAMYLGQQGIEAFNVAGGMEAWAASGRPVVDAKGQPGTVV
- a CDS encoding Stp1/IreP family PP2C-type Ser/Thr phosphatase; translation: MSLSLRFAAGSHKGMIREGNEDSGYAGPRLLAIADGMGGQAAGEVASSEVISTLVTLDDDVPGSDILTSLGTAVQRANDQLRVMVEEDPQLEGMGTTLTALLWTGQRLGLVHVGDSRAYLLRDGVLTQITQDHTWVQRLVDEGRITEEEATTHPQRSLLMRALGSGDHVEPDLSIREVRAGDRYLICSDGLSGVVSHQTMEDTLASYQGPQETVQELIQLALRGGGPDNITVIVADVLDIDSGDTLAGQLSDTPVVVGAVAENQLQSQDDGAMQTPAGRASGLGRPVPPQAPQGGGGFGPPGSGDTTGYAPEGSFGAYGDEDFVKPGGGRKWLKRSLYGVLALAVIGGGLYGGYRWTQTQYYVGTKDEHVALYRGIDQDLAWVSLSKVEKDHPEVELKYLPPYQRKQVEANIVEDSLDEAKSKIDELSLQATACKKDAERREVERENNAKTGEGEAGGSTGLRTAPSPDPTSSPGGDARTDKNDKNNPTDKNKSKTAPTPTPGPSLSEDEQKLVPLCGKQ
- a CDS encoding FtsW/RodA/SpoVE family cell cycle protein, with protein sequence MSSSTTHTSTIGAIGAPSRRNTELALLVFAVVIPLFAYMNVGLALDGKVPSGMLGYGAGLGLLAAVGHLVVRKFAAYADPLLLPLATLLNGLGLVLIWRLDQSERLQQLPNFSVAAPNQLMYSAIGIALFVGVLLLLKDHRVLQRYTYISMVGALVLLLLPLVPGLGMNVFGAKIWIRIGGFSIQPGEFAKIVIAIFFAGYLMVKRDALALASRRFMGLYLPRGRDLGPIIVVWAMSILILVFETDLGTSLLFFGMFVVMLYVATERTSWIVFGLMMSSVGAVGVASFEPHVKQRVDAWLDPMREYTLSQQGMVGHSEQAMQALWAFGSGGTLGTGLGQGNSDLIKFAANSDFILATFGEELGLAGIMAILLIYGLIVERGVRTALAARDPFGKLLAIGLSGAFAIQVFVVAGGVMGLIPLTGMTMPFLAYGGSSVIANWALIGILLRISDTARRPAPSPAPNPDAEMTQVVRP
- a CDS encoding FhaA domain-containing protein, which produces MGVLKKFEQRLEGLVNGTFAKVFKSEVQPVEIAGALQRECDNNATIWNRERTVVPNDFIVELSAPDFERLSPYSGQLGDELSGMVRDYAKQQRYSFMGPIKVHLEKAEDLDTGLYRVRSRTLASSTSQAPERAPAAPGGPAAPGRGAGGGGGAAGGYPQPPSGAPGGAPPMPAAPPPGAGRPGGQSPAPNRPAGPGAGPLPGAQVRRWIEINGNRHQISRPTLVLGRSTDADVRIDDPGVSRRHCEIRTGTPSTIQDLGSTNGIVVDGQHTTRATLRDGSRIVVGQTTIVYRQAEG
- a CDS encoding DUF2252 domain-containing protein; translation: MVEHGGRIPGQRGERLPRVRGFAEWPAQGSPKAEGKAVRRRVPRAAHAEFEADGARPDAVSAVEESNRGRLPELTPIRVGRMTASPFAFLRGSAGLMAYDLARTPATGIGAQICGDAHAANYGLYADARGGLVIDLNDFDETVHGPWEWDLKRLAASLVLAGREAGASEDACEEAALDAVGAYRRTMRLLAKLPVLDAWNAIADEQLVSHTDARDLLGTLERVAEKARLNTSARFAAKSTEKVVSGDGAEGRRFVEAPPVLRRVPDAEAASVAAALGEYRSTLTEDRLPLLARYAIQDVAFRVVGTGSVGLRSYVVLLLDHRGEPLVLQVKEARPSALLPHLPVAGFKAPETEHEGHRVVLGQKRMQVVSDFLLGWTTVGGRPFQVRQFRNRKGSVDPAELAAGQLDDYGRMTGALLARAHAHSADPRLIAGYCGKNEELDEAMARFATAYADRTEADHALLVQAVKEGRVPAESGV
- a CDS encoding FHA domain-containing protein; translated protein: MSELTLTVMRLGFLAVLWLFVIVAVQVIRSDLFGTRVTQRGSRRERPPQAARQQQAAPPQQRQQGGGGRSRRGAPTKLVVSEGILAGTTVALQGQTITLGRAHDSTIVLDDDYASSRHARIYPDRDGQWIVEDLGSTNGTYLDRTRLTSPTPIPLGTAIRIGKTVIELRK